Proteins from a single region of Flavobacterium sp. YJ01:
- a CDS encoding C40 family peptidase, producing MIFRFIIVLIFCSVGAFAQDNYTKHKISQGENLSIIAKKYGVKVKDINDANPNAPKILKLNSVLLIPTKNKEIAKGKNKPEVKTEPKSEAIVNNTSGSHEVLSKETLWGISKKYNVTVDELKKANPLLETEGLKIGQKIIIPSDNPTTNDKPVIQEIVSKEVELFREVKAKETKYGISKEYGITVAELERQNPSIKGKVPVGYLLKIRLPKEKADAIQASKAIQESQNAAITSPVQIAETAEIKKDSTFVKLATGSHSELIDQLIANATENIGIRYRSGGTTKAGFDCSGLMICTFNNFDIKLPRSSIEQSRIGTKVNTDEAQKGDLIFFRTNGRRHINHVGMIVEVAEGEIKFVHSSTHGGVMISSTKEPYYTRAFSQVNRVLE from the coding sequence ATGATTTTTAGATTTATAATAGTTTTGATTTTTTGTAGTGTTGGTGCTTTTGCACAAGACAATTATACTAAACACAAAATTTCGCAAGGTGAAAACCTTTCTATTATTGCTAAAAAATATGGAGTTAAGGTTAAAGATATCAACGATGCCAATCCAAATGCTCCTAAAATTCTAAAGTTAAATTCGGTTCTTTTAATTCCTACTAAAAATAAAGAGATTGCCAAAGGTAAAAATAAACCTGAAGTTAAAACAGAACCAAAATCAGAAGCAATTGTAAATAACACTTCAGGTTCTCACGAAGTTTTGTCTAAAGAAACACTTTGGGGAATTTCTAAAAAATACAATGTAACTGTTGATGAATTAAAGAAAGCCAATCCGCTTTTGGAAACAGAAGGTTTAAAAATAGGACAAAAAATCATCATTCCTTCTGATAATCCGACAACAAACGATAAGCCTGTTATTCAAGAAATAGTTTCAAAAGAAGTGGAACTTTTTAGAGAAGTTAAAGCAAAAGAAACGAAATACGGTATTTCAAAAGAATACGGAATAACGGTTGCAGAATTAGAACGTCAAAATCCATCAATAAAAGGAAAAGTTCCTGTTGGTTACCTTTTAAAAATTCGTCTTCCTAAAGAAAAAGCCGATGCAATTCAAGCGAGTAAAGCAATCCAAGAATCGCAAAATGCAGCAATTACTTCACCTGTGCAAATAGCTGAAACAGCAGAAATTAAAAAAGATTCTACCTTTGTAAAATTGGCGACAGGAAGTCATTCTGAATTAATAGATCAGCTTATCGCAAATGCAACTGAGAACATCGGAATTCGATATCGTTCTGGCGGAACTACAAAGGCAGGTTTCGATTGCTCAGGTTTAATGATTTGTACTTTTAATAATTTTGATATTAAACTTCCAAGAAGTTCAATAGAACAATCTCGTATCGGAACAAAAGTAAATACAGACGAAGCACAAAAAGGTGATTTGATTTTCTTTAGAACCAACGGAAGACGTCATATTAACCATGTTGGAATGATTGTAGAAGTTGCTGAAGGAGAAATCAAATTTGTGCATTCTTCTACTCACGGTGGCGTAATGATTTCTTCTACAAAAGAGCCTTACTACACAAGAGCTTTTTCTCAAGTAAATCGCGTTTTAGAATAA
- a CDS encoding aconitate hydratase — MAFDIEMIKKVYENMPARVDKAREIVGRPLTLTEKILYNHLWDGNPTKAFGRGVDYVDFAPDRVACQDATAQMALLQFMHAGKSKVAVPTTVHCDHLIQAKVDAVTDLARAKTQSNEVFDFLSSVSNKYGIGFWKPGAGIIHQVVLENYAFPGGMMIGTDSHTVNAGGLGMVAIGVGGADAVDVMSGMAWELKFPKLIGVKLTGKLSGWTAPKDVILKVAGILTVKGGTGAIVEYFGEGATSMSCTGKGTICNMGAEIGATTSTFGYDASMGRYLRSTNRADVADAADKIAPYLTGDPEVYANPEQYFDQVIEINLSELEPHLNGPFTPDLATPISKMKEEAIKNNWPLQIQVGLIGSCTNSSYEDISRAASLARQVADKNLKTKAEFTITPGSEVVRSTIERDGFIDTFHKIGATVFANACGPCIGMWDREGAEKEERNTIVHSFNRNFSKRADGNPNTLAFVGSPELVTAMAIAGDLGFNPLTDKLINEEGEEVMLDAPTGDELPSKGFYAEDPGFQAPAEDGSSVQVVVNPTSERLQLLAPFDAWDGKNITGAKLLIKAFGKCTTDHISMAGPWLRFRGHLDNISNNMLIGAVNAYNQKTNSVKNQLTGQYDAVPAVARAYKAAGVPSIVVGDHNYGEGSSREHAAMEPRFLGVKAVLVKSFARIHETNLKKQGLLGLTFANEADYDKIQEDDTINFLDLTEFAPGKPLTLEFIHADGTKDIILANHTYNEGQIGWFVAGSALNLIAAGKA, encoded by the coding sequence ATGGCTTTTGATATTGAAATGATAAAAAAAGTGTATGAGAACATGCCAGCTCGTGTTGACAAAGCGCGCGAAATTGTTGGTCGTCCACTTACTTTAACGGAAAAAATTTTATACAATCATCTTTGGGATGGAAATCCAACTAAGGCGTTTGGAAGAGGAGTTGATTATGTTGACTTCGCGCCAGATCGTGTTGCTTGTCAAGATGCAACAGCACAAATGGCATTATTGCAGTTTATGCACGCAGGAAAATCTAAAGTGGCGGTACCAACAACGGTTCATTGCGATCACTTGATTCAAGCAAAGGTAGATGCAGTAACAGATTTGGCCAGAGCAAAAACACAAAGCAATGAAGTTTTTGACTTCCTATCTTCAGTTTCAAATAAATACGGAATTGGTTTTTGGAAACCAGGTGCAGGAATCATTCACCAAGTTGTGCTTGAAAACTATGCATTTCCAGGCGGAATGATGATCGGTACCGATTCTCATACTGTAAATGCAGGTGGTTTAGGAATGGTAGCAATTGGAGTTGGTGGAGCAGACGCTGTAGACGTAATGTCTGGTATGGCTTGGGAACTTAAATTTCCAAAATTAATTGGAGTTAAGTTGACAGGTAAATTATCAGGATGGACAGCTCCAAAAGATGTTATTCTTAAAGTTGCCGGTATTCTTACTGTAAAAGGTGGTACTGGTGCTATTGTAGAATATTTTGGAGAAGGCGCAACATCAATGTCTTGTACTGGTAAAGGAACAATCTGTAATATGGGTGCCGAAATTGGAGCTACAACTTCTACTTTTGGGTATGATGCTTCAATGGGGCGTTATCTTCGTTCTACAAATCGTGCTGATGTTGCAGATGCAGCTGATAAAATTGCGCCATATTTAACAGGAGATCCAGAAGTATACGCTAATCCGGAGCAATATTTTGATCAAGTTATTGAAATTAATTTGTCTGAATTAGAACCACATTTAAATGGACCTTTTACTCCAGATTTAGCTACGCCAATTTCTAAAATGAAAGAAGAAGCGATCAAAAACAATTGGCCATTACAAATTCAAGTTGGTTTAATAGGATCTTGTACAAACTCTTCTTACGAAGATATTTCTCGTGCAGCTTCTTTGGCAAGACAAGTTGCTGATAAAAACTTAAAAACAAAAGCGGAGTTTACAATTACTCCAGGTTCTGAAGTAGTTCGTTCAACTATCGAAAGAGATGGATTTATTGATACGTTTCATAAAATTGGAGCAACTGTTTTTGCAAATGCCTGCGGACCATGTATTGGTATGTGGGATAGAGAAGGAGCAGAAAAAGAAGAAAGAAATACAATAGTTCATTCTTTCAACCGTAATTTCTCAAAACGTGCAGACGGTAATCCTAATACATTGGCTTTTGTTGGTTCTCCAGAATTGGTAACAGCAATGGCAATTGCAGGAGATTTAGGTTTTAACCCATTGACTGATAAATTGATAAATGAAGAAGGTGAAGAAGTAATGCTTGATGCTCCAACAGGAGATGAACTTCCTTCAAAAGGTTTTTACGCTGAAGATCCTGGATTCCAAGCTCCTGCTGAGGACGGATCAAGTGTTCAGGTAGTGGTTAATCCAACTTCTGAGCGTCTGCAATTATTGGCTCCGTTTGATGCTTGGGATGGTAAAAATATTACTGGCGCTAAATTATTGATTAAAGCATTTGGAAAATGTACAACTGACCATATTTCCATGGCTGGACCTTGGTTACGTTTCCGAGGACACTTAGATAATATTTCTAACAATATGTTGATTGGTGCTGTAAACGCTTACAACCAAAAAACAAACTCTGTTAAAAATCAATTAACAGGTCAATACGACGCTGTTCCTGCAGTTGCCCGTGCCTATAAAGCGGCTGGAGTTCCGTCTATTGTTGTCGGAGATCACAATTATGGAGAAGGATCTTCTCGTGAGCATGCTGCAATGGAGCCACGTTTCTTGGGTGTTAAAGCAGTATTAGTAAAATCTTTCGCTCGTATTCACGAAACAAATTTGAAAAAACAAGGCCTTTTAGGGTTGACTTTTGCAAATGAAGCTGATTATGATAAAATTCAAGAAGATGATACAATTAACTTCTTAGATTTAACTGAATTTGCTCCGGGTAAACCATTGACTTTGGAATTCATTCATGCAGATGGAACAAAAGATATAATCTTAGCAAATCATACTTATAACGAAGGTCAAATTGGCTGGTTTGTTGCTGGTTCGGCATTGAACTTAATTGCGGCTGGAAAAGCTTAA